One Chitinophaga sp. H8 DNA window includes the following coding sequences:
- a CDS encoding quinone-dependent dihydroorotate dehydrogenase yields the protein MYTLIKKLLFSFPPENIHHSVMRGLKVIYSLPLGKTILNACCGVKTNRLERELWGLRFKNPVGLAAGFDKDAKYIDELACLGFGFVEIGTVTPLPQPGNDQPRLFRLPADKALINRMGFNNEGAVAAARRLQQRRSNIIIGGNIGKNKATPNEEAVNDYEKCFHALYSYVDYFVVNVSSPNTPNLRALQEKEPLKQLLHHLQVLNMQQTKAKPVLLKIAPDLTNEQLDDIIEIVQDTKLAGIVATNTTIDRSGLQTPAADVNAIGAGGLSGLPVKQRATEVIRYIHKNSNGQIPIIAVGGIFTAADAQEKLDAGASLVQVYTGFIYEGPTIVKKICAGLK from the coding sequence ATGTATACGCTTATTAAAAAACTGCTCTTTAGTTTTCCGCCGGAGAACATTCACCACAGCGTTATGCGTGGATTAAAAGTGATTTATAGTTTGCCGCTGGGCAAAACAATCTTAAACGCATGTTGCGGGGTAAAAACCAACAGACTGGAACGTGAGTTATGGGGACTGCGGTTTAAAAACCCTGTAGGACTGGCCGCTGGCTTTGATAAAGATGCAAAATACATCGATGAACTGGCCTGCCTGGGGTTTGGCTTTGTGGAGATCGGTACGGTTACCCCGCTGCCACAGCCTGGTAATGACCAGCCCCGCTTATTCCGCTTACCGGCAGATAAAGCGCTGATCAACCGGATGGGCTTCAACAACGAAGGTGCCGTGGCTGCTGCCAGAAGATTACAGCAACGCCGGTCCAATATTATCATTGGTGGCAATATTGGTAAAAACAAAGCGACGCCTAATGAAGAAGCGGTGAATGACTATGAAAAATGCTTTCATGCATTGTACAGCTATGTGGATTACTTTGTGGTAAATGTAAGCTCTCCCAATACGCCCAACCTGCGGGCCCTGCAGGAAAAAGAACCGTTGAAACAATTACTGCATCACCTGCAGGTATTGAATATGCAGCAAACGAAAGCCAAACCTGTTTTGCTAAAGATCGCGCCCGATCTGACCAACGAACAACTGGATGATATCATCGAAATTGTACAGGACACTAAGCTGGCAGGGATTGTAGCTACCAATACGACCATTGATCGTTCCGGTCTGCAAACACCGGCAGCAGATGTGAACGCTATAGGAGCTGGCGGATTGAGTGGGCTGCCGGTAAAACAGCGCGCTACAGAAGTGATCCGCTACATTCACAAAAATAGTAACGGACAAATTCCTATCATCGCAGTAGGTGGTATTTTTACCGCAGCAGATGCACAGGAAAAACTGGATGCAGGCGCTTCCCTGGTACAGGTATATACCGGCTTCATCTATGAAGGACCCACCATTGTTAAAAAGATCTGCGCCGGACTGAAATAA
- a CDS encoding helix-turn-helix domain-containing protein has translation MKKIKNNITTLDQFKDKHFGKRGTTKREELEEGYQNFKIGALLHEARLAKGLTQEELAYKVGKTKSYISKIENDIKEVRISTLKEIVEVGLGGRVQLSITL, from the coding sequence ATGAAAAAGATAAAAAATAATATTACAACACTTGACCAGTTTAAAGATAAACACTTTGGTAAGCGCGGAACTACAAAGCGTGAAGAGCTGGAAGAAGGGTATCAAAATTTTAAGATTGGTGCATTATTGCACGAAGCCAGATTAGCAAAAGGGTTGACACAGGAAGAACTTGCTTATAAAGTAGGGAAAACAAAATCCTACATATCAAAGATTGAGAATGATATTAAGGAAGTTAGAATTTCAACTTTGAAGGAAATTGTAGAAGTAGGACTTGGTGGCAGGGTTCAATTGTCAATTACACTATAA
- a CDS encoding DUF6686 family protein translates to MCTYQTLYHSGSGYVIRCLSCQRMQVAFGTTAISFSLNEFHCFVRMLLHSGYQEADPCDAHEKVMSLPLPDENVMLVLTAVEINRLTRMLLEASALLEAYQILEATVPPVNGDKL, encoded by the coding sequence ATGTGTACTTATCAAACACTTTATCATAGCGGCAGCGGTTACGTGATCCGTTGTTTAAGCTGCCAGCGCATGCAGGTAGCCTTTGGCACTACTGCCATCAGTTTTTCCCTGAATGAGTTCCATTGTTTTGTGCGCATGTTGCTGCATAGCGGTTATCAGGAAGCTGATCCGTGTGATGCCCATGAGAAAGTGATGAGCCTGCCATTGCCGGATGAAAATGTAATGCTGGTACTTACCGCCGTTGAAATAAACCGCCTTACCCGGATGCTGCTGGAGGCCAGTGCCTTGTTGGAAGCCTATCAGATCCTGGAGGCTACCGTGCCCCCGGTGAACGGGGATAAATTGTAA
- a CDS encoding MATE family efflux transporter produces the protein MKQLYKKYKFHYKDNFSLAFPVIISQLGHTLVGFSDSLIIGHTGKVPLAAVSLGNSLFTIFMVAGIGMSYGLTPLIAQENGRGNRRSIGHLLSHSLIINVAVGILLFAVIFFGSNYMGYLGQEADVLAQARPFLRFLGFSFLPLMVFLTFKQFAEGLGFTRQAMNISIIGNALNIVIGVTLVYGFFGLPRMGVIGVGIATFTDRLVMAITMAWYVLRAPRFKVYLQSFGFQHISWATIKKVLGIGTPVALQYLFEVSAFSGAAIMVGWIGAGELAAHQIALSLAAMTYMMASGVSAAAGIKSGNNMGRKDFKELRMSAIASYHMVLMLMGAAALLFMFGNQLLPRMYIQDPTVIAIAAHLLIIAAFFQLFDGTQVVGLGILRGLGDVRLPTIITMLAYWGMGMPIAYWFGIHLGWGVEGIWYGLLIGLLTASVLLFVRFHYKTKQLEAGAFKNI, from the coding sequence ATGAAACAGCTATATAAAAAATACAAGTTCCATTACAAAGATAATTTCAGTTTAGCCTTTCCCGTTATTATATCCCAGCTGGGGCATACCCTCGTGGGATTTTCTGATAGTCTGATCATTGGTCATACCGGTAAGGTGCCTTTGGCGGCGGTATCATTGGGGAATAGCCTGTTTACCATTTTTATGGTAGCCGGTATAGGGATGTCTTACGGACTTACCCCATTGATTGCGCAGGAAAACGGACGGGGCAACCGGCGAAGCATCGGACATCTGCTCAGTCACAGTCTTATCATCAATGTAGCCGTAGGGATCCTGCTCTTTGCAGTTATATTTTTCGGGAGTAACTATATGGGCTACCTCGGACAGGAAGCGGATGTGCTGGCACAGGCCAGGCCCTTCCTGCGTTTCCTGGGATTTTCTTTTTTGCCCCTGATGGTGTTTTTAACCTTTAAACAATTTGCGGAAGGACTGGGTTTTACCCGTCAGGCCATGAACATCAGTATTATTGGCAATGCACTGAATATTGTAATTGGCGTAACGCTGGTGTATGGATTCTTTGGCTTGCCACGGATGGGGGTAATAGGGGTGGGGATCGCCACTTTCACCGACCGGCTGGTAATGGCCATTACTATGGCCTGGTATGTATTGCGGGCCCCCAGATTTAAGGTGTACCTGCAGTCGTTCGGTTTTCAGCATATCAGCTGGGCTACCATTAAAAAGGTGTTGGGCATCGGTACGCCGGTAGCCCTGCAATACCTGTTTGAAGTAAGCGCTTTCAGTGGCGCTGCGATCATGGTAGGCTGGATAGGCGCCGGCGAGCTGGCGGCGCATCAGATTGCCCTCAGTCTGGCGGCGATGACTTATATGATGGCCAGCGGTGTATCTGCAGCAGCAGGTATCAAAAGCGGCAATAACATGGGGCGGAAGGATTTCAAGGAATTGCGGATGTCTGCTATAGCCAGCTATCATATGGTGCTGATGCTGATGGGCGCTGCGGCGTTGTTGTTTATGTTTGGTAATCAGCTATTGCCCAGGATGTATATACAGGATCCTACCGTTATTGCTATCGCTGCGCATCTGCTGATCATTGCTGCGTTCTTCCAGTTATTTGACGGCACACAGGTAGTAGGGTTGGGGATCCTCCGCGGCCTGGGAGATGTAAGACTGCCTACTATCATCACCATGCTGGCGTATTGGGGGATGGGGATGCCTATCGCGTACTGGTTTGGGATACACCTGGGCTGGGGCGTGGAAGGTATCTGGTATGGCCTGTTGATAGGTTTGTTGACCGCCTCCGTATTGTTGTTTGTACGTTTTCATTATAAAACCAAACAGCTGGAAGCAGGGGCATTTAAAAATATATAG
- a CDS encoding FecR family protein, which yields MSTSYQDEALYTLLCKYLLEEADAEERAWVEAWKADSSGNAALLTSLGKIIGTATSPLVVVHQEQTNTSWAQLSGKIAAQEAVPAVPEPKVYPMPERRSFGWWKVAAVLVILLGAGWWWLGGNTAGQQRYTGPVAAMLEDGSSVQVDTLGTVSLSKNFGKKDRKVSLHGKAMFDVTKDEQRPFIVTAGSTEVRVLGTRFTIDYQPEQAGLMVHVSTGKVMVIDHVKGDSVVLTDGMLLKRAKEQEIFKVATHVADINKKALVFHDAPLEEVLLTVCTVYNVKVSVADVTLLKTPVTATFTNEPIDNVLASLSFMTNSKWEKTGAQQYIVK from the coding sequence ATGAGTACATCTTACCAGGATGAAGCACTGTATACCTTACTATGTAAGTATCTGCTGGAGGAAGCAGATGCGGAGGAGCGTGCCTGGGTGGAAGCGTGGAAAGCAGATAGTAGCGGTAATGCAGCCTTGCTGACTTCCCTGGGCAAGATCATAGGGACAGCTACTTCGCCGCTGGTGGTGGTGCATCAGGAGCAAACGAATACCTCCTGGGCGCAGTTGTCGGGCAAAATAGCCGCACAGGAAGCGGTGCCGGCAGTACCGGAACCGAAAGTATATCCTATGCCGGAGCGCCGCAGCTTTGGCTGGTGGAAGGTAGCAGCAGTACTGGTTATCTTGTTGGGTGCCGGCTGGTGGTGGTTAGGTGGCAATACTGCCGGGCAGCAACGGTATACCGGACCGGTAGCGGCTATGCTGGAAGATGGCAGCAGTGTACAGGTAGATACCCTGGGCACCGTAAGCCTGAGTAAAAACTTTGGCAAAAAAGACCGGAAAGTATCCTTGCATGGAAAAGCCATGTTTGATGTAACTAAAGATGAGCAACGTCCGTTTATAGTTACAGCAGGCAGCACAGAAGTGCGGGTGCTGGGTACCCGGTTCACCATCGACTATCAGCCGGAACAAGCCGGATTAATGGTGCACGTGAGCACAGGTAAGGTAATGGTGATAGATCATGTAAAGGGGGATAGTGTGGTGCTGACGGATGGTATGCTGTTGAAAAGGGCCAAGGAACAGGAGATATTTAAAGTGGCTACGCATGTAGCTGATATCAATAAAAAAGCATTGGTTTTCCATGATGCTCCGTTAGAAGAAGTACTATTGACGGTATGTACTGTATATAACGTAAAGGTATCTGTGGCGGATGTGACCTTACTGAAAACACCCGTTACTGCTACTTTCACAAATGAGCCTATAGATAATGTATTAGCCTCCCTGTCTTTTATGACCAATTCAAAGTGGGAGAAAACAGGAGCGCAGCAATATATTGTAAAGTAA
- a CDS encoding TonB-dependent receptor translates to MMSLTRVLLVGMLLLLFPFRAIAWDWNTKVTVILNKQPLRAACELLEKNYGIHFSYSRDIVDLSAPVSIHAQNRPLKKVLDELFTPYDIEFTRIGDQVVLTIKKSMTRTISGYIEDGVTKERLIGATVFSPSRQAGTVTNQYGFFSLTIPKDTGSLVVSYVGYTPLRQPLPATGSPQLIVGLQPLSNLPEVVITESTQQKLQEQTQMSRINVNAAEVKAMPKLLGEADLIRALQALPGVSGGMEGASGLHVRGGSPDQNLILVDGTPVFSSSHLLGLFSIFNPDVMKTADLYKGAFPARFGGRLSSVIDISLKDGDMRKVHGDVAIGLLAAKFKVEGPIVKDKTSFVVSARRSYLDVLTNGANLTDGKGQTAYFSPLFYDVNVKVNHIFSPKDRIYASGYFGQDNFLIKAGRDNTNNTSGQTPYIENSRFQIGWGNGIGSLRWNHIYTPQLFSNLTLNYSQYYFFTDYRYKYEVPGTDEQRSQYGKYYSRMQNGSLKMDFDYRPNPKHAVKFGGEVTEHIFKPGISVYEDKSSDAVPMDTVTNKTSIPGWEFALYGEDDWEVLKSLHINLGMRAAAFLVERRAYVSLQPRLGVRWMLPYNWAVKGAYTYMNQYIHLLTNNGTALPTDLWVPSTQLVPPMLSRQATAGIAKTSNNRKYEISLEAYHKTMDNIIEYKENASFINSATTRWDTKVAIGKGWSYGMEFLLEKKKGTTRGWLGYTLAWSTRQFPEVNGGRAFPYKYDRRHDIELVVIQQLGKHWEVSASWEFNTGNALTLATSSYEGNTEVSPFFPGPDYYNRVDHIGERNGFRAGNSHRLDLSFTYTKQKKWWTKSWNFSFYNAYNQKNPFYYYMRKSADTQTRYLSRISIPIIPSVSYAIKF, encoded by the coding sequence ATGATGTCATTGACCAGGGTATTACTGGTAGGGATGCTCTTGTTGTTATTCCCTTTTAGGGCGATAGCATGGGACTGGAACACAAAAGTAACTGTCATACTAAACAAGCAGCCATTGCGTGCTGCCTGTGAGCTGCTGGAAAAGAATTATGGTATTCATTTTTCATATAGCCGTGATATTGTTGACCTCTCTGCCCCCGTTTCTATTCATGCACAAAACCGGCCACTGAAAAAAGTGCTGGATGAATTGTTTACGCCCTATGATATTGAATTTACCCGCATCGGTGACCAGGTGGTGCTGACCATCAAAAAAAGTATGACCCGCACTATCAGCGGTTATATAGAAGACGGGGTGACAAAGGAAAGACTTATTGGCGCCACTGTTTTTTCTCCATCCCGGCAGGCAGGTACGGTTACCAATCAATATGGCTTTTTCAGTTTAACTATCCCCAAAGATACCGGCAGCCTGGTAGTATCTTACGTGGGATATACTCCTTTGCGCCAGCCATTGCCGGCAACAGGTTCCCCCCAGCTGATCGTAGGTCTGCAGCCATTGAGCAATCTGCCGGAAGTAGTGATCACAGAATCTACCCAGCAAAAATTGCAGGAACAAACCCAGATGAGCCGGATCAATGTAAATGCCGCTGAAGTAAAGGCGATGCCCAAACTATTGGGAGAGGCCGACCTGATACGCGCACTACAGGCCCTGCCAGGCGTATCTGGCGGCATGGAAGGCGCCAGCGGATTGCATGTAAGAGGAGGCAGCCCGGACCAGAACCTGATTCTGGTAGATGGTACGCCGGTATTCAGCTCCTCCCACCTCCTGGGATTGTTCTCCATCTTTAATCCGGATGTGATGAAAACAGCCGACCTCTATAAAGGTGCTTTCCCGGCCAGGTTTGGCGGGCGCCTGTCGTCTGTGATCGATATTTCCCTGAAAGACGGCGACATGCGTAAGGTACATGGAGATGTAGCGATCGGTTTGCTGGCAGCTAAATTTAAAGTAGAAGGACCTATTGTAAAAGATAAAACCTCTTTTGTAGTATCTGCCCGCAGGTCTTACCTGGATGTGCTCACCAATGGGGCCAACCTGACAGATGGTAAAGGGCAAACAGCTTATTTCTCCCCTTTGTTTTATGATGTGAATGTAAAGGTGAACCATATCTTTTCCCCTAAAGACCGGATTTATGCAAGCGGTTACTTCGGACAGGATAATTTTCTGATAAAAGCAGGACGGGATAATACCAATAACACCAGCGGACAAACGCCCTATATAGAAAATTCCCGTTTCCAGATTGGATGGGGCAATGGGATAGGCTCCCTGCGCTGGAACCATATTTATACGCCTCAGCTGTTTTCCAATCTTACGCTGAACTACTCCCAATATTATTTCTTTACTGACTACCGGTATAAATACGAGGTACCTGGTACGGATGAACAGCGCAGCCAATACGGCAAGTATTATTCCCGGATGCAGAACGGGAGTTTGAAGATGGACTTTGATTACCGGCCCAATCCCAAACATGCCGTGAAGTTTGGCGGAGAAGTGACCGAACATATTTTTAAGCCGGGTATTTCCGTGTATGAAGATAAAAGCAGCGATGCAGTACCCATGGATACGGTGACCAACAAAACCAGCATACCTGGATGGGAGTTTGCGCTGTATGGAGAAGATGACTGGGAAGTACTTAAATCCCTTCATATTAATCTGGGCATGCGCGCTGCTGCTTTCCTGGTGGAAAGGCGGGCATATGTATCCCTGCAACCCCGTTTGGGGGTTCGCTGGATGCTGCCTTACAACTGGGCGGTGAAAGGGGCCTATACCTACATGAACCAGTATATTCACCTGCTCACCAATAATGGAACAGCTTTGCCTACAGACCTGTGGGTACCTTCCACACAGCTGGTACCACCGATGCTTTCCAGACAGGCCACTGCTGGTATCGCTAAAACGAGCAACAACCGGAAGTATGAGATCTCCCTGGAAGCCTATCATAAAACCATGGATAACATCATCGAGTATAAAGAAAATGCTTCTTTTATCAATTCGGCTACTACACGGTGGGATACCAAAGTAGCGATCGGGAAAGGCTGGAGTTATGGTATGGAATTTTTGCTGGAAAAAAAGAAAGGAACTACCCGGGGATGGCTGGGCTATACACTGGCATGGTCTACCCGTCAGTTTCCCGAAGTAAATGGCGGCCGGGCCTTCCCGTATAAGTACGATCGCCGTCATGATATAGAGCTGGTAGTGATACAGCAACTGGGCAAGCATTGGGAAGTGTCTGCCAGCTGGGAGTTTAATACCGGCAATGCTTTAACGCTGGCTACTTCCAGTTATGAAGGTAATACGGAAGTATCCCCGTTTTTCCCGGGGCCGGATTATTACAACAGGGTGGATCATATCGGTGAGCGGAATGGTTTCCGGGCAGGCAACTCGCACCGGCTGGATCTCAGCTTTACTTATACCAAACAAAAGAAATGGTGGACCAAAAGCTGGAACTTCAGCTTTTACAATGCCTATAATCAGAAGAATCCATTTTATTATTATATGAGAAAGAGTGCGGATACACAAACCCGCTATCTGTCGCGTATCAGTATTCCTATTATTCCCAGTGTTTCGTATGCTATCAAGTTTTAA
- a CDS encoding RsmE family RNA methyltransferase, with translation MDLPLFYAKDIAPGTATYTMDEPTSKHCIMVLRKQKGEQVLLADGRGNKFTAVIADDNRKKCVLQVTACENVPAPTPAIRIAICFTKNASRIEWFLEKATEIGIQEIIPVLSHRSETEKFKAERLQNILVSAMMQSQQYYLPVLEAPVAFDKVVKQSKDSQRFIAHCLPESKTHLWQAMQPGKDTLVLIGPEGDFTPAEIALALEQGFQAVSLGDTRLRTETAGMVAATMCKCANVAG, from the coding sequence ATGGATTTACCACTTTTTTACGCAAAGGATATAGCGCCTGGTACGGCAACTTATACAATGGATGAGCCTACGTCCAAACATTGTATCATGGTGCTGCGCAAACAAAAAGGCGAGCAGGTGCTGCTGGCCGACGGACGGGGTAATAAGTTTACTGCGGTGATAGCAGATGATAACCGGAAGAAATGTGTGTTGCAGGTAACTGCCTGTGAAAATGTACCGGCACCAACGCCGGCTATTCGTATAGCCATCTGTTTTACGAAGAATGCTTCCCGCATAGAATGGTTTCTGGAAAAGGCCACAGAGATAGGCATACAGGAGATCATTCCGGTGCTGAGCCATCGTTCGGAAACAGAGAAGTTTAAGGCAGAGCGGTTGCAGAACATCCTGGTATCTGCGATGATGCAATCCCAGCAATATTATTTGCCGGTGCTGGAAGCCCCCGTAGCTTTTGATAAAGTGGTAAAGCAAAGTAAAGACAGCCAACGGTTTATTGCCCACTGTTTGCCGGAAAGTAAAACGCATCTGTGGCAGGCCATGCAGCCAGGAAAAGATACTTTAGTGTTAATAGGACCGGAAGGCGATTTTACGCCCGCAGAAATAGCCCTGGCGCTGGAGCAGGGATTTCAGGCAGTATCATTGGGAGATACCCGGCTGCGTACAGAAACAGCGGGCATGGTAGCTGCTACCATGTGCAAATGTGCAAACGTGGCGGGATAG
- a CDS encoding RNA polymerase sigma-70 factor → MELQAFEEIFKENHAHCLAFATHYTGDAHEGEEIVQQVFLKLWEKRDTIVITGQVRAYLFSAIRNTAISQWRKKSVRSEKETFFSTTQDTATPVHSEVRELEALYQQALLSLPERCREVFVLSRQQNLKYAEIAETMNISVKTVENQMGKALKILHEELKEYLPLLTGFLL, encoded by the coding sequence TTGGAACTCCAAGCATTTGAAGAAATATTTAAGGAAAACCATGCACATTGCCTGGCTTTTGCAACGCACTACACGGGAGATGCCCATGAAGGTGAGGAGATCGTGCAGCAGGTATTCCTGAAATTGTGGGAAAAGCGGGATACCATTGTGATTACCGGCCAGGTGAGGGCCTATTTGTTTTCTGCGATCCGGAATACGGCGATCAGCCAGTGGCGTAAAAAATCGGTGCGCTCGGAAAAAGAAACCTTTTTCAGTACTACTCAGGATACGGCTACCCCGGTGCATAGTGAGGTGCGGGAGCTGGAAGCATTGTATCAGCAGGCTTTATTGAGCTTGCCGGAACGGTGCCGGGAAGTATTTGTCCTGAGCCGTCAGCAAAACCTGAAATATGCGGAAATTGCGGAAACGATGAATATTTCTGTAAAAACGGTGGAGAACCAGATGGGGAAGGCGCTGAAGATCCTGCATGAGGAGCTGAAGGAATACCTGCCTTTGCTGACCGGATTTTTGTTATAA
- a CDS encoding DUF4249 domain-containing protein, with translation MKNYFVGAILLFVMSTGCESKEEIAFPYEGDKIVLTSFMQPDSLMYLRVTKSVQIGVSDSFNFPELPQAQVRLLEDNVPMAPFTWKVINGRGYFVSAAPVRADRQYTVQAAMTGFKSVEATDSLPRQPLAYRGHAQQGIKKIRFTLKDPGSIKNYYRIRVYSASEPPAGKEAVPQAIIPYRLDPVFSNNFLDRAVDSYYNTLVLEDERFNGRELVFVLEAQQAITTPYLVVEISALSVTAFKYLKTLTLQQQDGGSIITEPVFVYSNVENGHGVVAGINTRWVAFKVDP, from the coding sequence ATGAAAAATTATTTCGTAGGCGCTATACTGTTATTCGTAATGAGTACAGGCTGTGAAAGTAAAGAGGAAATAGCCTTCCCATATGAAGGAGATAAAATAGTGCTGACCAGCTTTATGCAGCCGGATTCACTGATGTATCTGCGGGTTACTAAAAGTGTGCAGATCGGTGTGAGTGATTCGTTTAACTTTCCCGAGCTGCCACAGGCACAGGTACGTTTGCTGGAAGATAACGTACCTATGGCACCGTTTACCTGGAAGGTGATCAACGGACGTGGTTATTTTGTTTCTGCTGCTCCTGTCAGGGCAGACCGCCAATATACGGTACAGGCAGCTATGACAGGGTTTAAAAGTGTGGAAGCCACTGATAGTTTACCCCGGCAGCCGCTAGCTTACCGGGGGCATGCGCAGCAAGGCATTAAAAAGATACGTTTTACCCTGAAAGATCCTGGCAGTATTAAAAACTATTACCGCATACGGGTGTACTCGGCCAGTGAACCCCCTGCCGGAAAAGAAGCGGTACCGCAAGCCATTATACCTTACCGGCTGGACCCCGTGTTCAGCAATAATTTTTTAGACAGGGCGGTAGACTCTTATTATAATACCCTGGTGCTGGAAGATGAACGTTTTAATGGCCGTGAACTGGTATTTGTGCTGGAAGCACAGCAGGCCATCACCACCCCCTATCTGGTAGTAGAAATCAGTGCGCTCAGCGTTACGGCATTTAAATACCTGAAAACACTTACCCTGCAACAGCAGGATGGCGGCAGCATTATTACGGAACCTGTATTTGTATATTCCAATGTGGAAAACGGACATGGCGTAGTAGCAGGCATTAATACCCGCTGGGTAGCATTTAAAGTAGACCCATAA
- a CDS encoding type II toxin-antitoxin system RelE/ParE family toxin — protein sequence MKHRTVVFYKNYFEEFFEKQQDKVKRKVVWTLNLIEEIEKIPETYLKHLENTDALYEIRIQLGNDIFRIFCFFDEGQLVVLMNGFQKKTQKTPKHEIEKALKIKHTYEKDKK from the coding sequence ATGAAGCATAGAACAGTTGTTTTTTATAAGAATTATTTTGAAGAATTTTTTGAGAAGCAGCAAGACAAAGTGAAGAGAAAAGTGGTTTGGACTTTAAACTTAATTGAGGAGATAGAAAAAATTCCTGAAACTTATCTAAAGCATCTTGAGAACACAGATGCACTTTATGAGATTCGCATTCAGTTAGGCAATGATATTTTTCGCATCTTTTGCTTCTTTGATGAAGGCCAGTTAGTAGTGTTAATGAACGGTTTTCAAAAGAAAACCCAGAAAACACCTAAGCATGAAATTGAGAAAGCGTTGAAAATTAAGCATACATATGAAAAAGATAAAAAATAA
- a CDS encoding J domain-containing protein — MDVKDYYKILGIDKSATADQVKKAYRKLAVKYHPDKNPGDKVAEDKFKEINEAYEVLGDEAKRKKYDQFGENWKHYEQHGGRAEDFDWSQFGGGRRGGQSRSYGGSSAEDMFGGSGDFSDFFEQLFGSGFGRGQQQQRSARGRDIQASMEVSLEDAYTGGTKQVEVNGARLNIKLKAGLYEGQVIRLKGKGGPGRKGGEPGDLLISIRLSAHPQFELKGQDIYTDLSLPLYTAILGGKVTVQTPGGSLSMKVPAGTDSGKVFRLKGKGMPHHSKPSEHGDLYLKAIVHIPTQLSDKEKALFEQLAQMEK; from the coding sequence ATGGATGTAAAAGATTACTACAAGATACTTGGTATAGATAAATCCGCTACTGCCGACCAGGTGAAAAAAGCATACCGCAAACTGGCCGTAAAATATCATCCGGATAAAAATCCCGGAGATAAAGTGGCGGAAGATAAGTTCAAGGAAATCAATGAAGCCTATGAAGTGCTGGGAGATGAGGCCAAGCGGAAGAAATACGATCAGTTTGGTGAAAACTGGAAGCATTACGAGCAGCATGGGGGCCGGGCAGAAGATTTTGACTGGTCACAGTTTGGTGGTGGCCGCCGTGGCGGACAGTCGCGGAGTTATGGTGGCAGTAGTGCAGAAGATATGTTTGGCGGCTCCGGTGATTTCTCCGACTTCTTTGAGCAATTATTTGGCAGTGGTTTTGGCCGGGGACAGCAACAACAGCGGTCGGCCAGGGGGCGGGATATCCAGGCCTCCATGGAAGTGTCGCTGGAAGATGCGTATACCGGTGGTACCAAACAGGTTGAGGTAAATGGTGCCCGCCTGAATATAAAACTGAAAGCCGGCCTGTACGAAGGACAGGTGATCCGCCTGAAAGGAAAAGGAGGGCCGGGCAGAAAAGGTGGGGAACCCGGAGATTTACTGATCAGCATCCGGTTGTCTGCCCACCCGCAATTTGAACTGAAAGGACAGGATATTTACACCGATTTGTCCCTGCCTTTATACACGGCAATATTAGGAGGTAAAGTAACGGTACAGACACCGGGAGGATCACTCAGCATGAAAGTGCCCGCAGGTACCGATAGTGGTAAGGTATTCCGTTTAAAAGGAAAAGGAATGCCACATCATAGTAAGCCATCCGAACATGGCGATCTTTACCTGAAAGCCATCGTGCATATTCCCACACAGCTTTCTGATAAAGAAAAGGCCCTGTTTGAGCAGTTGGCTCAAATGGAAAAATAG